From the genome of Setaria viridis chromosome 1, Setaria_viridis_v4.0, whole genome shotgun sequence:
TCTACTCCTTCTGGTTAATTCCGCGCGCAATCTAATCTTGATAGATTGGATTGTCGGCGCTATGGTAGATTGGATTTTTTGGGCAACATAGTGTATAGGCGTCTTGATTGTTGATTCCGGAAATTCGTTTATGCACCTGGTGATTAGGATTTAGAGTCACGGTCCACTCTGTGGTTATCGGTGAGCAGCTGGAGTTTTTTTTAGTATGTAATTGATAGCTCTGCAACCTGTGGGATAATCTGTGCTGCATCGTCAGTTTACTCTACCTATGGAGCCTTTGGTGATTGATTATTTTCTTTCGATAGGTTCTTACATTGAAATTGCTCATTCGACCTAATCTGGTAAAAGCTGTAATTTTTGGTGTAGCATGCATGGGATTGTTTTGGTTTCTAATTTATTTGTTTGATAAATTGATCATGGAGCTTTTTGTCGATACAAATTTGCATTTTCCCTAGACAATTTGGTGTAAGGCCTTGTAGGGTAATGGTAACTTGTACTTATCCCCATTGCATATATTATTCTTTTGACTGTATATGATCAAATATGTAGGATTGATCAGTTGTTGCGTTTTGCTAGGTGATATATCATCTCTTATTCTTGCTAGGTGCATTTTTTTCCTGAAACATCAGAAAACATtataaacagaaataaaaaggtTAATCTACTGAATTTGGActctttatcttttattttcttgctGCACAGGACTTTTGagctgagtgtttttttcctACCATAacataaataagaaaaaaagttcAAGTCAACCTGTGCTGGCTGATTATTTAGAAATTTGACCGTAGATCATTTATGCAACTTAAACTGCATGGACTATACTCGATTCCTAGATTTTTTATGTGGAGGGGCTTTTCTTTGATCAGTTCAATTTTTGCTTTTTTGTTACAAAACTTGAATGTGGTCCCTCATTTAAGATAACTGGTACCAGTCCTGATGTCCTGATTTCCCTTAATAGTTTTGTAAGGCGTAAGGCATTACCATCAACTCTTGCAATGGGTGGAAACCAGTATGACGATGACTGGGTGTTGCCCAGTGCTGATATCACTCTTGTTCTTGTTGGGAAACTTGGCTGTGGAAAGAGTGCAACTGGAAATAGCATCCTTGGACAGGAAGTATTTGAATCAGAATACTCCCATGTTAGTGTTACTAATACTTGTCAGATGGGAAGCACCACCCTGCACGACGGCCGCACGATCAATGTTATTGATACACCAGGTAAGAATTCCCTGTTTGATGTTATCTCTGTCTGTTCAATCTGTTGGCTTTTTGGCATTGTGAATTTGAGATACCTTTATTTGATCTTGTGTTGCATGTCACTCTTACCTTCTTTTTTCTGGTTATGTTGTTATGATTAATTGATTATCGTTTATCATAGAAGTATCATTATCATTCATCCTTGAATATGGGAAATTAGTATGTTTATTCTTTGGGTTTTGAACTTTGTAATTCGCATTCAGTGGAGAAGCCATCTGCTATTAATGCAGCATGGTATTGTATAGCGTGCTGTTTACATGTAGTTCCGTTCACTATCATTTATCTTGATAAAAGTAGAAATTAGCTATTTCATATGAAGAAGTCCCACAGTTACAATGCATTGTCTGTCTACGTGCCATCAGTTTTATGGGGGGAAAAAAACTAGACCAACCTAGGAGGATTttatatattaagaagaaaccCAAATTCTCCTCGACCAGGACTTGAACTTGGTCTAGGTGTACATCCACACCCTCAACCAACCGAGCTAGGCTCAGCTATGAAAGTCGCAGACTTAAAATGCTTTATGAACCAGAAGGATTCACAGGTGTTTATCTTACATGGCATAGCATAGCATACATCATATTAGTTATCCTTCCTTTGCTTTCATAATCTATCAATTCATTGCATTCTTTCATGTTCAGAAGTAAAAATAACCTTACTATGTTATGCTTTATATCTTATATATTATATATTGTCTGTTCTTAGATATGAAAAATGTGTGTAATACTACCTTTCAAAACCAGAGAATCATAGATAGTATTGCTGTTGACGATCCTATTATATGTATAATACTTAAACACGCACAATGATCAGTCTCTCTCTCGCATCTGATATCCATGATTTCTTTTGGCTAATTACTAAAATGTACTATAGGGTTATTTGAAGTCAAGGTTACAACCGAGGATGCTGGTAAAGAAATTGTGAAGTGTTTGAACATGGCTAAAGATGGGATACATGCAGTTCTGATGGTTTTTCCTGCCACACATCGGTTTTCTCAAGAATCTGAAAGTACAATTGAGAGCATTAAGGCATTCTTTGGGGAAAAGATTGTTAACCACATGATTTTAGTTTTTACATATGGAGATGTAATTGGTGAATCTAAATTgaagaaaatgcaaaataatGCCCCTGAGTGTTTGAAGGTTACCTTTtactccctttttctttctttttctaatgCCATGCCGATATAAATCGATTTCTCACCTCTTTTTCATCACCTAAGTCATGAGCTTTTGTGCAAAATAGTAATGTATGTTTTGTTTAACAGAAAGTTGTTGAGCTATGCCAAAACAGGGTGGTGCTCTTTGATAACATGACCAATGACCGAAGGCTCCAAGAGCAGCAACTTGACAAACTGCTTGATTTGGTGGACTCAATTAGTGCAAATAATGGAGGAAAACCATTTTCAGATCAAATGTTCACTCGCATTAAGGTGATTGGATAAATTTGCTGATATTCAGTAGATTTTTGTTTCTCATTTGTCTCTTGTCTTGTGTAGGAGGTGCATGATAGAGAAAAGGAGATGCGTACCATTGGATATTCTGAAGAGCAGATATCTGAGTTGAAGAAGGAGATACATAGAACTCGGGATGAACAACTTGCGCACATAACCAGCATGGTAAGAGCTATATTCAAAACcttatttcaaaatttaagaCTTATTTAGAATGGCTTGCTATTTCGGTTAATAGCATTGGACACTCGAATGTGCATGAGAGTCAAATATGGGCAACATGTGTAGATTCTAGAACCTCAAGATCTGTTTGAACTAGCGTTGGCTGTTGGATTTTCTTGGGAATGTCAACTTTATTTTGTTAAACTGTCATCAATCTTAAATGGCTGAAAGCCTGGAAGTCATTGCTTGAGCGGCATGAGTGCCGTTTGCTTCTATTCTGTAAACTCTTTCCTTATTAATCGAAAGGCAGAGCTCTAGCCAttttatgttaaaaaaaaaagaaagggcgATTGATTCTCTACTCATATGACAATTGGATGCTCTGAATATTGTTCTTACGAGTTACTTGCATTGATTTGGTGTTCACAGGTGGAGGAAAAGCTAAACTACAGTGTGGAGAAGCTGCAACAGCAACTCATGGAAGAACAGAACGCAAGGCTGGAAGCAGAGAAGGTGGCGCTCGAAGCAAGAATGAAATCAGAAGACGAGATCCAGAAGTTGAAGGAGAGCCTCAGGAAGGCTCAGATGGAGAACGAGGAGTTCCGGAGGTTGGCAGCGGAGCGCAAGTGTGCTATCCTCTAAGGAGTAGCCGCGGCATCTGGGATTTCCAATTTTCAATGGATGGAGGGCAGATTAAACTTTTGCTACCGTGCCGACGTCTCGTATCTGTACATTATTAGTAGTATATCATCACAGACACGCGACTAGTCAGCTGGTGTTCTTGCGAATATTAATACATCTAATCTATATTATCGTTATGCTTGTTTGCCGTGTTCTGGGCGGCTACCTACAGTGCATGGTGATTGATGAATGCCAGCCAtatgctttttttgtttttttgcgaGTAGCCATATGCTTTTTCAAGGCAGTGCCGCTTGCAGCAATATGTTTTGACAGCCAACAGCTTTGTCTGCTTTGCACCACGGTGGACCAGGCTGCACAGCAGGGTGGGCTCACTTGTGGAATTGTTTTCATTCAGGGCCCTTTTTTCACCTGTACTGAGGCACATGTAGCCCAAACTGCCTTCCACTTTATTAGAGGGAACAAATGTCTTCGTATTTGCTAATACTctatccgtcccaaattattacaCTCCGGGTTTGTTAATAAATCATACTTATGTATctttaatcaaatttattaaaagatATGATATTATTTATGATACTAAATTGGTTTCCTTCAATCTGCCgtaaaatatattttgatactGAGTATACTTTGTATGATATATATTGTTATAATTTTCTATAAAGTTAGTTGAAGTTAGACAAGTTTGATTCAAAACAAACTTAGAAGCGAATATGATTTTAAACGGAGGGAATACACGAATATGTATTTGGGGCAAAGCAAGTGTGAAATTATGCACGTGAAACACAAAACATATTATCAATGTACAAGGCTACCGTGTGGGCTCAGGTCAGTGTTGGCTAGCCAACAGCTGAAATTGGGCTACCTTGTGGGCTGAGATTGCCCTTTTGTTTCGGTTTGGCCTTTTAGAAGAGTAACGGGCTTTGGTTTGGCCTTTTAGAAGAGTAACGGGCTTCGGCCCAAAGGGGGGAGATGCAACAGAGACTCGGCTTCGCTCCTGGCCGACCAtggccgagctcctgcctcctgGAGTCCACGCCGCCGACGGCACGAGCAACGGAGCAAGGACGGTGGACGGTGATGGACGGGAAGCAGTGGAATCCTCACGATATGGGTAACCCATCTTGCACCAGCGGTCCGCCATTGTTAACCATCGAACGCCCCAAAAATCCGTAACGGAAGAACACGAATAGACTCCAAGTTGCAGTCGGAGACGCAGTGCTGGTTCCATGTCGGAGTCGGAGGGTTCGGAGGCACTGCGCGGGGTCTATGAGCCAGAGGGCAAGGCCAGGAGGCCAAACAACATCGATTGCTTAGGACTTCTTAACAAGGTTTCTTAGCGCGCGGCGATGCGTACTCATGGCGCGCGGTTCCATCGAACGCTCCAAATTTTGTATAACTTTTTTCCTAGCAACAATTTGGATGATAAATTCGGTAATACAAACTTATACGCGTAAACATTTATCATAACTTTAACTTATACGTACATACAATATTTACTTGTatagaaaaataattgaaaaagaaaaaagaaaaaaacaggtCAGCACATAGGCGGGCTCACGTGGGACCCACTAGCTGCTGCGTCGCGTGCTGCGAAGCGCTGCAGCGCGCACTGACCCAATATTGTGATAAATAAACACTCCGTACCTGGTAAGGACCTTAACCTACTTCCTCCAACATCCCAACAATGACATCCGGCTCATCGAACATTTCACGCCACAGCCCACAGGTTCACTCCGGGTTTACACATCAGGCAGACACTGATCACGATGCACCAGAACATTGTCCTCCCGGGCACCACCGCCGACCACGCCACCTTCGCTACTTGGAGGCATTGCGCGGCAAGCATGATCGCGAGAGCGTAGAAAATGAGGCGCTGCTGGAGTCTGTCCCGCCTCGCCACGCGGAGGTAGTCGGCGACGCGCTCCCTgtacggcgccggcgccgcgccccaGTACGCGTCTGCCAGCTTTCCCCTCAAGAAGGCAACCTTCTCGTCGTACTCCAGCCACAAGCACATGCCGAGCCTC
Proteins encoded in this window:
- the LOC117835060 gene encoding immune-associated nucleotide-binding protein 9 gives rise to the protein MGGNQYDDDWVLPSADITLVLVGKLGCGKSATGNSILGQEVFESEYSHVSVTNTCQMGSTTLHDGRTINVIDTPGLFEVKVTTEDAGKEIVKCLNMAKDGIHAVLMVFPATHRFSQESESTIESIKAFFGEKIVNHMILVFTYGDVIGESKLKKMQNNAPECLKKVVELCQNRVVLFDNMTNDRRLQEQQLDKLLDLVDSISANNGGKPFSDQMFTRIKEVHDREKEMRTIGYSEEQISELKKEIHRTRDEQLAHITSMVEEKLNYSVEKLQQQLMEEQNARLEAEKVALEARMKSEDEIQKLKESLRKAQMENEEFRRLAAERKCAIL